The Stieleria sp. JC731 genome has a segment encoding these proteins:
- the rsfS gene encoding ribosome silencing factor, whose protein sequence is MTEQQPTKSTNPMVAPSRAIRPRGIEYSRKLAAAAATVALDNKAQDVTVIDVCGQSAEFDLFVIATGQSRRQLHAISEQIDDALEKGLGDKRYGIEGYDESHWIVLDYGSVVIHLFDEETREFYDLESLWADGTPIPLADLGVKADQ, encoded by the coding sequence ATGACAGAACAACAACCAACCAAATCAACCAATCCGATGGTCGCCCCTTCGCGAGCCATCCGTCCTCGCGGTATCGAATACAGCCGCAAACTTGCTGCTGCCGCAGCCACTGTCGCGCTCGATAACAAGGCGCAGGACGTTACTGTGATCGATGTCTGTGGCCAATCTGCCGAGTTTGACTTGTTTGTCATCGCGACCGGCCAGAGTCGTCGTCAATTGCACGCGATCAGCGAACAAATCGATGATGCCCTGGAAAAGGGGCTCGGTGATAAACGCTATGGGATCGAAGGCTATGACGAGAGCCATTGGATCGTTCTGGACTATGGCAGTGTTGTCATTCACCTATTCGACGAAGAGACTCGCGAGTTCTACGACTTGGAATCCCTGTGGGCGGACGGAACGCCGATCCCACTAGCAGACCTTGGCGTCAAAGCTGATCAGTAG
- a CDS encoding lactate racemase domain-containing protein, producing MTTYFETGSASTSLTSDDLREALRETFEKIGAPKKALLLPPDHTRFFSRAGEITSLCYEMLGDAIKDIMPALGTHSPMKPEQLSHMFPGVPLDLFRPHRWRDDVVTLGTVPAEYVAKVTDGLYNRPWQAQVNKLLRDGGHDLIFSIGQVVPHEVIGMANYNKNIFVGTGGAEGINESHYLSAVYGIEQTLGRANTPLRQILNYAQDQFCKELPLLYALTVIQQMPDGSLHTRGLYIGDDHETFFKAAELSHQVNITHLEKPPEHIVAYLDPSEFKSTWLGNKAIYRTRLAIADGGRLTILGPAVEEFGEDHEIDRLIRRYGYLTKSEIVGLVETNEDLAANPSAAAHLVHGSSENRFEVVYAAGKLTADEISSVGYTPGDINELMARYNPSKLTDGWHKDVDGSDYYFIQNPALGLWQAALS from the coding sequence ATGACGACTTATTTTGAAACCGGCAGTGCGTCGACCTCGTTGACCAGTGACGACCTTCGCGAAGCCTTGCGCGAAACGTTTGAAAAAATCGGTGCCCCCAAGAAAGCTTTGCTGCTGCCGCCCGACCATACGCGATTTTTCAGCCGCGCCGGTGAGATCACCTCGCTGTGCTACGAGATGCTCGGCGATGCGATCAAGGACATCATGCCGGCCTTGGGAACACACAGCCCGATGAAGCCGGAACAGCTGTCACACATGTTTCCTGGGGTACCGCTGGACCTGTTTCGTCCTCACCGCTGGCGTGACGATGTCGTAACGCTGGGGACGGTCCCTGCTGAGTACGTCGCAAAAGTAACCGACGGGCTGTACAACCGACCCTGGCAAGCTCAGGTCAATAAATTGCTGCGTGACGGTGGACACGACTTGATCTTTTCGATCGGTCAGGTCGTTCCTCACGAAGTCATCGGGATGGCGAACTACAACAAGAACATTTTCGTTGGCACCGGCGGCGCCGAAGGGATCAACGAAAGTCATTACTTAAGTGCCGTCTACGGTATCGAACAAACACTGGGGCGAGCCAACACACCGCTTCGCCAGATCCTTAACTACGCTCAGGACCAGTTCTGCAAGGAACTGCCGTTGCTGTACGCACTGACGGTCATCCAGCAAATGCCAGACGGCAGCCTGCACACTCGCGGCCTTTATATTGGCGACGATCACGAAACTTTCTTCAAAGCTGCCGAGTTATCGCATCAGGTCAACATCACACACCTCGAAAAGCCACCTGAGCACATTGTCGCCTATCTCGATCCGAGTGAATTTAAAAGCACCTGGCTGGGTAACAAGGCGATCTACCGGACAAGGCTAGCGATCGCAGACGGCGGTCGGCTGACCATACTTGGCCCAGCGGTCGAAGAATTTGGCGAGGACCACGAAATTGACCGACTGATCCGTCGTTATGGTTACCTGACCAAAAGCGAAATCGTCGGTCTGGTCGAAACGAACGAAGATCTCGCGGCCAACCCATCCGCCGCAGCCCACTTGGTTCACGGTTCCTCGGAAAACCGTTTTGAAGTCGTTTACGCGGCAGGAAAACTGACCGCCGATGAAATCAGTTCCGTCGGATATACCCCTGGCGACATCAACGAATTGATGGCCCGCTACAACCCTTCGAAACTGACCGATGGATGGCACAAAGATGTCGACGGCAGCGATTACTACTTCATCCAGAACCCGGCTTTAGGGCTTTGGCAAGCTGCGTTGAGTTGA
- a CDS encoding (2Fe-2S) ferredoxin domain-containing protein yields the protein MSDTQPVKSDVASAAKKAVKLGFGRSTHVLVICMDRKTGKCCKGDAMNEAWKHLKSRCKELRKKGQSPVLRIKSACLDICKAGPIIGVLPDDVWYGFCTPKVIDRIFDEHLAQGQVVKEFVIASKAVSN from the coding sequence ATGAGTGACACCCAGCCGGTAAAGTCCGATGTCGCTTCGGCTGCTAAGAAAGCGGTCAAGCTTGGGTTTGGACGATCGACACACGTTTTGGTGATCTGCATGGATCGCAAAACCGGGAAATGTTGCAAGGGCGATGCGATGAATGAGGCGTGGAAGCACCTCAAGTCGCGTTGCAAAGAATTGCGGAAGAAAGGGCAGTCACCGGTTTTGCGCATCAAGTCAGCTTGCCTGGATATCTGCAAGGCTGGGCCGATCATCGGCGTGTTGCCCGATGATGTCTGGTACGGCTTCTGTACTCCGAAAGTGATTGATCGCATCTTTGACGAGCATCTTGCTCAGGGGCAGGTGGTCAAAGAGTTTGTTATCGCTTCGAAGGCGGTTTCAAATTAG
- the ftsH gene encoding ATP-dependent zinc metalloprotease FtsH has translation MENRREEPEAKSDPPRRNSGLLIALVILAAFAILFWRTEDNGSRVKYSFFRNELLTKRNVESVSIGAGRVYGTFKTEPTAPPVIKDGREVYEKDDDGNPVKLQKKFFVNRSLDSESAARLEEDLAKANVPFEYRDRDNSREMFQLLIFVGLPILLLLFVFMMIRRTRNDIMGGGFLSGFGKSPAKRFEANERTVTFSDVAGLEGVKADLQEIVDYLKTPDKFQKLGGRVPKGVLLNGPPGTGKTLLARAVAGEAEVPFYSVNGSEFIQMFVGVGASRVRDLFQTAKQNSPGIIFIDEIDAVGRQRGAGLGGGHDEREQTLNQILGEMDGFTPSQAVIVIAATNRPDVLDPALLRPGRFDRHITVNRPTMKGREEIFKVHVRDVPLADDVKLDRLAAGTIGLTGADIQNMVNEAALWAARNDKKEVDMDDFDYARDKILMGAKREEVLRGIEKEKTAYHEAGHTLTAWHLDGAHTVHKVTIVPRGRALGVTQYVPNEDRLNVSKKELEHQLIVLLGGRAAEKIIYDEPTVGAENDIERATGIARRMVTTWGMSPKLGPVCYKTSDEDPFLGREMHQQRQFSEHTQELIDEEVSRILLEADQRAEQLLREHRSDLDKIAQELVEQEELDEEQITTLIGESIQRKMKSQDCEPEGVVSSPEVNDAGISNPVINRDE, from the coding sequence ATGGAAAATCGTCGCGAAGAACCGGAAGCAAAAAGCGATCCACCACGTCGAAACAGCGGTTTGTTGATCGCGTTGGTGATCTTGGCGGCTTTCGCGATCCTGTTTTGGAGAACCGAGGACAACGGGTCTCGGGTTAAATACAGCTTCTTTCGGAACGAACTGCTAACCAAGCGTAACGTCGAGTCCGTCAGCATCGGCGCTGGGCGCGTCTACGGTACGTTTAAAACCGAACCGACCGCACCGCCCGTGATCAAAGACGGTCGCGAAGTCTACGAAAAGGATGACGACGGCAACCCGGTTAAGCTGCAAAAGAAGTTCTTTGTCAATCGGTCGCTCGATTCCGAATCGGCTGCCCGTCTCGAAGAAGACTTGGCGAAGGCAAATGTTCCATTCGAATATCGTGATCGCGACAACTCGCGAGAGATGTTCCAGCTGCTGATCTTCGTCGGATTGCCCATCTTACTGCTGCTGTTTGTCTTCATGATGATCCGTCGAACACGGAACGACATCATGGGCGGTGGCTTTCTGTCGGGGTTCGGCAAAAGTCCGGCGAAACGATTTGAAGCCAACGAAAGGACCGTTACGTTCAGCGATGTCGCCGGATTGGAAGGCGTGAAGGCTGACCTGCAAGAGATCGTCGACTATCTAAAAACGCCCGATAAGTTCCAAAAGCTGGGTGGGCGAGTTCCCAAAGGCGTCTTGCTGAACGGACCTCCCGGAACCGGTAAGACTCTGTTGGCTCGTGCTGTGGCTGGTGAAGCCGAAGTGCCGTTTTATTCGGTCAACGGTAGCGAGTTCATTCAGATGTTCGTCGGCGTCGGTGCCAGCCGTGTTCGTGACTTGTTCCAAACGGCAAAGCAAAACAGTCCAGGCATTATTTTCATCGACGAAATCGACGCGGTCGGGCGCCAGCGTGGTGCCGGGCTTGGCGGTGGCCATGATGAGCGTGAGCAAACGTTGAATCAGATTCTCGGCGAAATGGATGGGTTCACGCCTAGCCAAGCTGTCATTGTGATTGCCGCGACCAACCGGCCTGACGTTTTGGACCCCGCACTTTTGCGTCCAGGGCGATTTGACCGTCACATCACCGTGAACCGTCCGACCATGAAGGGCCGTGAAGAGATTTTCAAAGTTCACGTCCGTGACGTCCCGCTTGCCGACGATGTCAAACTGGATCGTCTGGCTGCCGGCACGATTGGTCTGACCGGTGCCGATATTCAGAACATGGTCAACGAAGCAGCTCTGTGGGCCGCTCGTAATGACAAGAAAGAAGTCGATATGGATGACTTCGACTACGCCCGTGACAAAATCCTGATGGGAGCCAAACGCGAAGAAGTTTTGCGTGGCATCGAAAAGGAAAAAACGGCGTACCACGAGGCCGGGCATACACTGACCGCGTGGCACCTCGACGGCGCTCACACTGTTCACAAAGTCACCATCGTTCCGCGTGGTCGAGCACTCGGGGTGACGCAGTATGTGCCAAACGAAGACCGACTAAACGTCAGCAAGAAAGAACTTGAGCACCAGCTGATCGTTCTTTTGGGAGGCCGCGCGGCCGAAAAGATCATCTACGACGAACCAACTGTCGGTGCAGAAAACGACATCGAACGCGCCACCGGCATCGCTCGGCGAATGGTGACCACGTGGGGGATGAGTCCTAAGCTTGGTCCCGTTTGCTACAAAACGAGCGACGAAGATCCGTTCTTGGGCCGCGAAATGCACCAGCAGCGGCAGTTCAGCGAGCATACGCAGGAACTGATCGACGAAGAGGTGTCGCGAATTTTGTTGGAGGCCGATCAGCGTGCCGAGCAACTGCTTCGCGAGCATCGTTCCGATTTGGACAAAATTGCGCAAGAGTTGGTCGAGCAAGAGGAGCTGGACGAAGAGCAGATCACAACTTTGATCGGCGAATCGATCCAGCGGAAAATGAAGTCGCAAGACTGCGAACCCGAAGGTGTGGTTTCATCGCCCGAAGTCAATGACGCGGGAATTTCCAACCCGGTGATCAACCGCGACGAATGA
- a CDS encoding ATP-dependent DNA helicase RecQ: MNTLATDTTKLLGRFGLREFRKGQSEVIEAVADGHDVMCVMPTGGGKSLCYQLPSLARDGVTIVVSPLIALMKDQVDGLRQLGIPADLINSTLDLRQQQDVMDSMKRGELKLVYIAPERLRNGQFVETLGHCNVSLLAIDEAHCVSEWGHDFRPDYARLGKMRKKYLGNVQTIALTATATEAVREDICSILELESPKIFVKGFARTNLFLEVQQSKGEAEKQEQLLKFIKSQSGTGIIYAATRRNCESVGEWLPEKLRRPVGVYHGGMESEQRRIIQEKFMAGDLAAIVATNAFGMGIDKADIRYVVHYNMPGTLEAYYQEAGRAGRDGLESACKLLFSYSDRYTQEYFIENRYPSKEIVQKVYEYLLSRPEDPIELTLEQVRDAVGAESAESVGMSESLLAKAGVLRRLDSSQNQLMLRIDSQTPTMLDYLPREAKTRRKVMKAIEQFVGKRRFEDVFVRPDRLMKQADVSRDQLMRTLRELKRMKGFDYVPPFRGRAVHFIQRDVPFEMVKIDFEELARRKAAEYGKLDAVIGFARSGGCRQRVILDYFGDPDSKNCGKCDRCCVGQSQASGKTLQVDDADAKAILCGVRVILSGFTRMHGRFGKTMIAQMLCGSQNKKMAQWKLNRLSTYGMLSEMKQSQLCKVIDALIEHGMAVQREVDQRRPTVEISDFGKEVMHLRTALPPSFFASLSKSLAKSLVIASRHIEAADVGEPSDSASALESASALDTSDAEFDDTDDAATEPSSADASETTVPETNSAASPATNIDEAGEPAVSSGISISLDDLTSPEQKLSQVVADALKRWRRRTSAALGLPAFRVLSNATVQRLSEIRPASSSELEEISGIGPSTMEQHGYDILEVIRSSESEHLSLQPEQGDDPVATGRESSGAAAGIVDRLKSESEVEEHHPVSRAEPADSSVATGAQSLLEQPSLEQTSIENVSDRDAYWTWRLFTEGFSFDEVCEIRHLGRADVDTHLSQAESAGRRVLPNWRL; the protein is encoded by the coding sequence ATGAACACGCTTGCGACGGACACCACGAAGTTACTCGGACGATTCGGACTGCGTGAATTTCGCAAAGGACAATCGGAAGTCATCGAGGCGGTCGCCGACGGACACGACGTGATGTGTGTGATGCCAACTGGCGGTGGGAAAAGTCTGTGCTATCAGCTTCCTTCGTTGGCTCGCGACGGAGTCACGATCGTTGTTTCGCCCCTGATCGCACTGATGAAAGACCAGGTCGACGGTTTACGACAACTGGGAATCCCCGCCGATCTGATCAATTCGACGCTCGACCTGCGACAACAGCAGGATGTCATGGACTCGATGAAACGAGGTGAGCTGAAACTCGTTTACATCGCTCCGGAAAGATTGCGCAACGGTCAGTTTGTAGAAACGCTTGGGCATTGCAATGTCAGCCTGCTAGCGATCGACGAGGCCCACTGTGTAAGCGAATGGGGGCACGATTTTCGACCGGACTATGCGCGTTTGGGGAAGATGCGCAAAAAGTACCTGGGGAATGTTCAGACGATCGCTCTGACGGCGACAGCGACGGAAGCTGTGCGAGAAGATATTTGCTCGATTTTGGAGTTAGAGTCTCCAAAAATTTTCGTCAAAGGGTTCGCCAGGACCAACCTGTTTCTCGAAGTCCAGCAGAGCAAAGGTGAAGCTGAGAAACAGGAGCAGCTGCTGAAGTTCATCAAGTCGCAATCCGGTACCGGAATCATCTATGCGGCGACACGACGCAACTGCGAATCTGTTGGTGAGTGGCTGCCTGAAAAGTTACGTCGTCCGGTAGGCGTCTACCATGGCGGTATGGAATCCGAGCAGAGGCGGATCATTCAGGAAAAGTTTATGGCTGGCGATTTGGCTGCCATCGTCGCGACCAACGCGTTTGGCATGGGGATCGACAAGGCGGACATTCGATACGTCGTCCACTACAACATGCCGGGCACGCTAGAAGCCTATTATCAGGAAGCCGGTCGTGCAGGACGCGACGGTCTGGAAAGTGCCTGCAAGCTGTTGTTTTCCTACAGCGACCGATACACGCAAGAATACTTTATCGAGAACCGGTATCCGTCCAAAGAGATCGTTCAAAAGGTCTACGAATACCTTTTGTCACGTCCCGAAGATCCGATCGAACTGACATTGGAACAGGTCCGCGATGCGGTTGGGGCAGAAAGCGCTGAATCGGTTGGCATGTCGGAGTCTCTGCTTGCGAAAGCCGGTGTGCTGCGGCGATTGGATAGCAGTCAGAATCAATTGATGCTGCGAATCGACAGTCAAACGCCCACGATGCTTGACTACCTTCCACGCGAAGCCAAGACGCGGCGGAAAGTGATGAAAGCCATCGAGCAATTCGTTGGCAAACGTCGATTCGAAGACGTCTTTGTTCGGCCGGATCGTTTGATGAAGCAGGCCGACGTCAGCCGTGACCAGTTGATGCGAACGTTGCGTGAGCTGAAACGTATGAAGGGATTTGATTATGTGCCTCCATTCCGAGGCCGTGCGGTCCATTTCATCCAGCGTGACGTGCCCTTCGAGATGGTCAAAATCGACTTCGAAGAATTGGCTCGCCGGAAAGCGGCTGAGTATGGAAAGCTGGACGCCGTGATCGGATTTGCCCGCAGCGGAGGCTGCCGCCAACGTGTGATCCTGGATTACTTTGGCGACCCAGACAGCAAGAATTGTGGCAAATGTGATCGTTGCTGTGTCGGCCAATCGCAGGCTTCCGGCAAAACACTGCAAGTCGACGATGCTGACGCCAAGGCGATCTTGTGCGGTGTCCGTGTGATTCTAAGTGGTTTTACCCGAATGCACGGTCGCTTTGGCAAAACGATGATCGCGCAGATGCTGTGCGGTTCGCAGAACAAAAAGATGGCTCAGTGGAAACTGAACCGGCTGAGCACCTATGGCATGCTTTCAGAAATGAAGCAAAGCCAATTGTGCAAGGTGATCGACGCTTTGATCGAACATGGAATGGCGGTTCAACGAGAGGTGGACCAGCGACGCCCGACAGTTGAAATCAGCGATTTCGGCAAGGAAGTGATGCACCTACGCACCGCGTTGCCCCCTTCGTTTTTTGCATCGCTGAGCAAAAGCCTGGCGAAGTCCTTGGTGATCGCTTCACGACATATCGAAGCTGCTGATGTTGGTGAGCCAAGCGATTCAGCCAGTGCTTTGGAGTCAGCCAGTGCTTTGGATACAAGCGATGCCGAGTTTGATGACACCGACGATGCTGCTACTGAGCCCAGCAGCGCTGATGCAAGTGAAACAACTGTGCCAGAGACGAATTCGGCCGCAAGTCCGGCTACCAATATTGACGAAGCCGGTGAGCCTGCTGTGTCTAGCGGGATCAGTATTTCGCTTGATGATCTGACAAGTCCGGAGCAGAAGCTTTCCCAGGTGGTCGCCGATGCGCTGAAGCGATGGCGTCGCCGAACGTCAGCCGCGTTAGGGTTGCCAGCGTTCCGTGTATTGAGCAACGCGACGGTGCAACGCCTTTCGGAAATTCGTCCGGCATCGAGCAGCGAACTCGAAGAGATCTCCGGCATCGGGCCTTCGACGATGGAGCAACACGGTTACGACATCCTTGAAGTGATTCGTTCGAGCGAAAGCGAACATCTGTCTTTGCAGCCGGAGCAAGGTGATGATCCCGTGGCGACGGGTCGTGAATCGTCGGGAGCCGCTGCTGGCATCGTCGACCGTTTAAAGTCTGAGTCGGAAGTGGAAGAGCATCATCCGGTCAGTCGTGCTGAACCAGCGGATAGCAGCGTGGCGACTGGCGCCCAGTCATTATTGGAGCAGCCATCATTGGAGCAGACATCAATCGAGAACGTGAGTGATCGAGATGCCTACTGGACTTGGCGTCTGTTCACCGAAGGGTTCAGTTTTGACGAGGTGTGCGAGATTCGTCACTTGGGGAGGGCCGATGTCGACACACATTTGTCACAAGCGGAATCTGCCGGGCGTCGAGTGCTGCCAAATTGGCGTCTGTGA
- a CDS encoding Gfo/Idh/MocA family oxidoreductase, translated as MQDRFEPSNKPTPDTNNSPTRREFLVKGSAVASGIGATALHAPAVHSAEPAAANTEMLRIGIVGLGGRGSGALNDTMTINDNIKLVATADIDPAKHEGILPRLAKTFGEKVDVSSSKNYVGLDAYKRILDDPGIDLVLMTTPPGFRPYYVLEAVQAGKHVFAEKPSCVDPEGYRTCLVAHNLAKESGTAIVTGTQYRRQTNYVEAIQRIHEGAIGDVINMTARYCSTGIWYRPRKEGMTDAQYQIYNWMHFIWLSGDQIAEQAVHNVDVMNWVMGGPPESAYAGGGRFTRPDDSEMWDNMSVDYTYSGDRQVSFMCRQIRGTQSEVGNRIFGSNGTATILGSNGGAMIYDKDGNEIWSMKGNIQDAYRQEHKDLVDSIRAGEPIVELKETADSSMTAVLGRIAAYTGKKVDWKFLTEESKLSLFPENLSYDSELPEPSFAVPGETELI; from the coding sequence ATGCAAGATCGCTTTGAACCGTCAAACAAACCGACGCCTGACACCAACAACTCGCCTACTCGACGCGAATTCTTGGTAAAAGGTTCGGCTGTCGCCTCCGGTATCGGCGCCACTGCACTTCATGCCCCGGCGGTCCACTCAGCAGAACCAGCCGCGGCAAACACAGAAATGTTGCGAATTGGGATCGTTGGGCTTGGTGGTCGTGGTAGCGGTGCGCTCAACGACACGATGACGATCAACGACAACATCAAACTTGTCGCCACTGCGGATATCGATCCGGCAAAGCACGAAGGCATCTTGCCGCGTCTTGCTAAAACCTTTGGTGAAAAAGTCGATGTCAGTTCCAGCAAGAACTACGTCGGGCTAGATGCCTATAAACGCATCCTTGATGATCCCGGAATCGACTTGGTGTTGATGACAACACCTCCTGGCTTTCGCCCCTACTACGTCCTTGAGGCAGTCCAAGCAGGCAAACACGTTTTCGCGGAAAAGCCATCTTGTGTTGACCCAGAAGGTTACCGAACTTGCTTGGTAGCCCATAACTTGGCCAAGGAATCAGGAACCGCAATCGTCACCGGGACTCAGTATCGACGTCAAACCAATTACGTCGAAGCGATCCAACGAATCCATGAAGGTGCGATCGGCGACGTTATCAACATGACCGCCCGCTATTGCAGCACCGGCATCTGGTATCGCCCACGCAAGGAAGGCATGACTGATGCCCAGTATCAGATCTACAACTGGATGCACTTTATTTGGTTGTCTGGCGATCAGATTGCCGAGCAAGCCGTTCACAACGTCGACGTGATGAACTGGGTCATGGGTGGACCACCGGAATCGGCCTACGCCGGTGGCGGACGATTCACTCGCCCCGACGACAGCGAGATGTGGGACAACATGTCCGTCGACTACACCTACTCAGGCGACCGACAAGTCTCGTTCATGTGTCGCCAAATCCGCGGAACACAGTCCGAAGTCGGTAACCGCATCTTCGGATCCAACGGTACCGCTACGATCCTCGGCAGCAACGGCGGGGCGATGATCTATGACAAAGACGGCAATGAAATCTGGTCGATGAAAGGCAACATCCAAGATGCCTATCGCCAAGAACACAAAGACCTTGTCGATTCGATCCGAGCCGGCGAGCCAATCGTCGAACTAAAAGAAACCGCCGACAGCTCAATGACCGCGGTCCTTGGACGAATCGCAGCCTACACCGGGAAGAAGGTCGACTGGAAATTCTTGACCGAAGAATCCAAGCTCAGCCTGTTCCCAGAAAACCTCAGCTACGACAGCGAGCTTCCTGAGCCAAGCTTTGCCGTGCCGGGCGAAACTGAATTGATCTAG
- a CDS encoding DUF481 domain-containing protein has product MKSSVTSPMQRLIAVLAVIGLVVSASQRTLAQEPEIPLWQMGIATFPGKAPATEGATLSGSVQAPPTDVPTTAVPSSEVATVSANLPVPIPESMMDLPLVDPGNLVADGPASELPIGSAIESGQTAEEMPLAEESMSWYQVPWQWVTQGWVNHAEFGLDGSSGNSKTLALQTGLEMKRKTDQYTLALDFDYRKATNRGVTTEDNGRYNLDYDRMFKSSRWSAFGKFGAEWDQFKAFDLRLNMNGGVGYYFLRSDSATFATRFGAGASKEFGAPDDDWKPEAVFGTEGEFQVNKRNKIKGKLEYFPAWEDFSDYRLVADAAWEILLDEAENLSLKLAVTDRYDSTPQGARPNDVYYSMLLLIKF; this is encoded by the coding sequence ATGAAAAGCTCTGTTACAAGCCCGATGCAACGATTAATTGCGGTCCTCGCCGTGATCGGTTTGGTTGTTTCAGCTTCCCAGCGGACGCTCGCCCAAGAACCGGAAATTCCGTTGTGGCAGATGGGCATTGCAACCTTTCCCGGTAAAGCCCCAGCGACGGAGGGAGCCACGTTGTCCGGTAGTGTTCAGGCACCGCCAACCGATGTACCGACAACCGCCGTTCCGTCATCCGAAGTCGCGACCGTCAGTGCAAATCTTCCGGTACCGATTCCCGAGTCGATGATGGATTTGCCATTGGTCGATCCAGGAAACTTGGTCGCAGATGGGCCGGCCTCGGAGTTGCCGATCGGCAGTGCGATCGAATCAGGGCAGACCGCGGAGGAAATGCCTTTGGCGGAAGAGTCGATGTCGTGGTACCAGGTTCCCTGGCAATGGGTGACACAAGGTTGGGTCAATCATGCCGAATTTGGGCTCGATGGTAGCAGCGGTAACTCTAAAACGTTGGCGTTGCAAACGGGTCTGGAAATGAAACGCAAGACGGATCAATACACATTGGCTTTGGATTTCGACTATCGCAAAGCGACCAATCGTGGCGTCACAACAGAAGACAACGGACGCTACAACTTGGATTATGATCGGATGTTTAAAAGTTCGCGTTGGTCAGCGTTTGGCAAGTTCGGCGCGGAGTGGGATCAGTTCAAAGCGTTCGATCTGCGTCTGAATATGAACGGCGGTGTGGGCTATTACTTTTTACGGAGTGATTCGGCCACCTTTGCGACTCGGTTTGGTGCCGGTGCGTCGAAGGAGTTCGGTGCCCCGGATGATGATTGGAAGCCGGAAGCTGTCTTTGGGACCGAGGGTGAGTTTCAAGTCAACAAACGCAACAAGATCAAAGGCAAGCTTGAATATTTTCCTGCTTGGGAAGATTTCTCCGACTATCGGTTGGTCGCCGATGCGGCATGGGAGATCTTGCTGGATGAGGCTGAGAACTTGTCATTGAAACTTGCCGTCACCGATCGCTACGACAGCACCCCTCAGGGGGCTCGTCCCAATGACGTCTACTATTCGATGCTGTTGTTGATCAAGTTTTAA
- the rimI gene encoding ribosomal protein S18-alanine N-acetyltransferase, translating into MIRRDMPSVLGIEKACFEFAWNEDDFIRCLRQRNCIGMVAEKDDEIVGFMIYELHKNRLHILNFAVHPDHRRDGVGNAMCSKLFGKLSHERRNRIMLEVRETNLEAQLFFKSLGFRAISVLRDFYDDTVEDAYLMQYRYQPNANEIAQPGNRISRMAG; encoded by the coding sequence ATGATTCGCCGCGATATGCCATCAGTCCTCGGTATTGAAAAAGCATGCTTCGAATTCGCTTGGAACGAAGATGACTTTATTCGCTGCCTTCGCCAACGAAACTGCATTGGCATGGTCGCCGAAAAGGATGATGAAATCGTAGGATTCATGATCTACGAATTGCACAAGAACCGGCTGCACATCCTGAACTTTGCGGTTCACCCCGACCACCGACGTGATGGTGTCGGAAACGCAATGTGCAGCAAGCTATTCGGAAAGCTCTCTCACGAGCGACGTAACCGAATCATGCTCGAAGTACGCGAAACCAATCTTGAAGCACAACTGTTCTTCAAGTCCCTCGGATTCCGAGCGATCAGTGTCCTACGTGATTTTTACGACGACACCGTCGAAGACGCCTACCTTATGCAATATCGCTATCAGCCCAACGCGAACGAAATCGCGCAACCGGGCAACCGCATTTCCCGAATGGCTGGCTAA